One genomic region from Dermacentor variabilis isolate Ectoservices chromosome 6, ASM5094787v1, whole genome shotgun sequence encodes:
- the LOC142586293 gene encoding uncharacterized protein LOC142586293 has translation MRRSATAFLLFAALAVEAASGDLPPTILDDAGRHKSPFYMFSKPEESRPSCVFGSNHSISPLRVNTTGRLAQLRHLMSKENFQGYIVPSEDAHKSEFVPPHYKRRQYLTGFSGDTGTAVVLLDFAAVWVESRYMLQAEEELDCNWVLMNGGQPDVPVIEEWLKSNLRGSSRVGVDARIVPFQEE, from the exons ATGAGACGCAGCGCGACTGCCTTCCTCTTGTTCGCAGCCCTGGCCG TCGAGGCTGCAAGCGGCGATCTTCCCCCAACGATCCTCGACGATGCCGGTCGACACAAGTCCCCGTTCTACATGTTCTCGAAGCCCGAAGAAAGCAGGCCCTCCTGTGTCTTCGGCTCG AATCACTCCATATCCCCGTTGAGAGTGAACACAACCGGTCGACTGGCACAACTTCGTCATCTTATGAGCAAAGAGAACTTTCAAGGATACATCGTGCCTTCCGAGGATGCCCACAAG AGTGAATTCGTGCCGCCGCATTACAAGAGGAGACAGTACCTCACCGGCTTTTCGGGAGACACGG GCACCGCGGTCGTGCTGCTGGACTTCGCCGCCGTGTGGGTGGAGAGCCGGTACATGCTGCAGGCCGAGGAGGAGCTCGACTGCAACTGGGTGCTGATGAACGGCGGCCAGCCAGACGTGCCGGTCATCGAGGAGTGGCTCAAGAGCAACCTGCGCGGAAGCTCGCGCGTCGGCGTCGACGCGCGCATCGTGCCTTTCCAGGAG GAgtga